The following are from one region of the Paenibacillus sp. JZ16 genome:
- a CDS encoding response regulator yields the protein MMYRVLLIDDDVPMLKVLQQMIDWEANNLQIAGSTYSSAKAMHMFEEVRPDIVITDIGLPQKNGMELADHFIRMKPEVRIIFLTCHEDFHYAQQAVKLQADDYLIKDQLTAEQLEQSLGKSVHLLKTRAGLINREAASYNSQLFRQDLLQKVINGSPSEATLAYAAQIGISWTYPWFMLGLVSIQLSSFDKRFRHSEFPLILYAVYNIAMELSESYEGITPFMEQGNIVILHNFRVNLAQNASLHLHNYVQRLRYQCVHFLKIQPNVIAVTDKMELSSIGSIYQEILHDKCEFYETSDYTISEVSQIRSRWFQTAPQGFLDSYVSELERKLIKQDLDGIRTTLHKIAGTAKELSIDPADFVRDLSSMLRGIELMFSSLKFDEDLFAYLALARTLEDIMELVERKLTQIIGTRQAGVGSSTNEPKLQVIQQYIDQHLDDNITSIDMARYLFLNPSYFSRYFKRMTGLTFTDYVHQYKMKMATKMLRMSGQNLESLAMGLGYSDRTYFSKVFKKYVGTTPSEYKAKYTARK from the coding sequence ATGATGTACAGAGTATTGCTCATAGACGATGATGTTCCTATGCTCAAGGTACTGCAACAGATGATTGACTGGGAGGCAAACAATCTGCAGATTGCCGGCAGCACGTATTCCAGCGCGAAAGCGATGCATATGTTTGAGGAAGTCAGGCCGGACATTGTCATTACGGATATCGGACTGCCACAGAAAAACGGCATGGAGCTGGCGGACCATTTTATTCGCATGAAGCCGGAGGTTCGGATTATCTTCCTGACGTGTCATGAGGATTTTCATTATGCCCAGCAGGCCGTAAAACTGCAGGCGGATGACTATTTGATCAAAGATCAGCTTACGGCAGAGCAGCTGGAACAGAGTCTCGGCAAGTCCGTGCACTTGTTAAAGACGCGGGCTGGTCTGATTAATCGCGAGGCAGCGAGTTACAATAGTCAGCTCTTTCGGCAGGATTTGCTGCAAAAGGTGATCAATGGCTCTCCGTCCGAAGCCACTTTGGCTTATGCGGCTCAGATCGGCATCTCCTGGACGTATCCGTGGTTTATGCTGGGGCTGGTCAGCATTCAGCTCTCCAGCTTTGACAAGCGTTTCAGACATTCGGAATTTCCGCTGATTTTATACGCTGTATACAATATCGCGATGGAGTTGTCCGAATCGTATGAAGGGATCACGCCGTTCATGGAGCAGGGGAACATTGTGATTCTGCATAACTTTAGGGTGAACCTCGCACAGAATGCCAGCTTGCATCTCCATAATTATGTGCAGCGGCTGCGTTATCAGTGCGTCCATTTTCTCAAAATTCAACCGAACGTAATCGCGGTTACGGACAAAATGGAATTAAGTTCGATTGGCTCCATTTATCAGGAAATTCTTCATGACAAATGCGAGTTTTACGAAACTTCCGACTATACGATATCCGAAGTTTCTCAAATAAGGTCGCGGTGGTTTCAAACCGCGCCTCAGGGATTTCTAGATAGCTACGTTTCGGAGCTGGAAAGGAAACTCATCAAGCAGGATCTCGACGGTATCCGCACGACCCTGCACAAAATCGCAGGCACCGCGAAAGAGCTGTCAATTGATCCGGCCGACTTTGTCAGGGATCTTTCCTCCATGCTGCGAGGTATCGAGCTGATGTTCTCCAGTCTCAAATTCGATGAGGATTTGTTTGCCTATCTTGCTTTAGCTCGCACCTTGGAAGATATAATGGAACTGGTGGAGAGAAAGCTGACCCAGATTATCGGAACCCGGCAAGCGGGAGTGGGAAGCTCCACGAATGAGCCGAAGCTGCAGGTGATCCAGCAATATATCGATCAGCATCTTGACGATAACATTACGTCGATCGACATGGCACGCTATCTGTTTTTGAATCCGAGCTATTTTTCGCGCTATTTCAAACGGATGACGGGGTTGACCTTTACGGATTACGTGCATCAATACAAAATGAAGATGGCTACCAAAATGCTCAGAATGTCCGGACAAAATCTGGAGTCCTTAGCTATGGGATTAGGTTATTCGGATCGGACGTATTTTTCAAAAGTGTTTAAAAAATACGTGGGGACCACACCCAGCGAATACAAAGCGAAGTACACCGCACGAAAATAA
- a CDS encoding alginate lyase family protein yields the protein MNADATEASVNAVWALLNLEDPGMRSMQDADDQGHRRDMLCKLHKHFSCRNTPGWWMSSEDQQKISDYVKQFCADELETVMKTADEVVQQTFLFRFPWDMEQSVIPVTFDGDIDWCHIPDQDVEWAYMLNRHRYLVALGQAYVMTGDEKYAAVFSQQLEDWIDRNPVPGEPTTDTLTWRPIEAGLRSVNWIKALRYVIGSPSLTPSLLGKTLISLHEHGEYLAASFTSWKHISNWGVLETCGLYHIALFFPEFSKSARWREMGEERLKETARLQIMADGIHWEQSPTYHHEVLACYLDCIHLANLNGLELDGPFRRTVREMAEASLYWAKPNHRQPMLGDSDDSDIRGILTYAAWLFGDSVLRYGGHARPDYDNAWLFGIDGIREYKAMVPAEPPCQSRALTHSGHYTMRTGWDEDALYLYFHCGPLGGGHGHADMLHVDLHAYGRDLLTDLGRYNYSDHTPLRKALKESSAHNTTVVDGIGFTGIKDTWSFDRIAAPLGCKWVSRPEFDYVEGAHDGYLYGNEPLYPRRRIIFVKPYFWLLIDSLVCLEQHTFTQHFHFPHPPGEVGIEAESLICRTNTPGEANLSIIPVRTDGLRGEIGEGVISREYNLLEPNANVTYSRTGKGLISIMQVLYPHRPGETASPRVRKVPIYRHTGERVHDGQAEACGVQLPGMEEEFILVVSHRAPSGHYDSYVVEGMQIFGEVVLMTLQGGKKQATVII from the coding sequence ATGAACGCTGATGCCACGGAAGCTTCGGTGAATGCCGTATGGGCTCTTTTGAATCTGGAGGATCCCGGTATGCGTTCCATGCAGGATGCAGATGATCAAGGCCATCGGCGCGATATGCTGTGTAAACTGCATAAACATTTCTCCTGTCGGAACACACCCGGATGGTGGATGAGCAGTGAGGATCAGCAGAAAATTTCGGATTATGTGAAGCAATTCTGTGCAGATGAACTGGAAACCGTCATGAAGACGGCGGATGAGGTGGTGCAGCAGACGTTCCTGTTCCGCTTTCCATGGGATATGGAACAGAGCGTGATTCCCGTTACATTTGACGGTGATATTGACTGGTGCCATATTCCCGATCAAGACGTGGAATGGGCTTATATGCTGAATCGCCACCGCTATTTGGTGGCGCTGGGACAAGCGTATGTGATGACAGGCGATGAGAAGTATGCAGCGGTGTTTAGCCAGCAGCTTGAAGACTGGATCGATCGGAATCCTGTCCCTGGAGAACCAACGACGGATACGTTGACATGGCGTCCGATCGAGGCGGGTCTGCGCAGCGTGAACTGGATCAAGGCACTTCGATACGTGATCGGTAGCCCTTCCCTGACTCCGTCATTGCTCGGTAAAACGCTGATTTCGCTTCACGAGCACGGGGAGTATTTGGCTGCTTCCTTCACCAGCTGGAAGCATATCAGCAACTGGGGAGTACTGGAAACCTGCGGCTTATACCATATTGCACTGTTCTTCCCCGAGTTCAGCAAGTCAGCACGGTGGCGGGAAATGGGAGAAGAGAGACTGAAGGAGACGGCGAGGCTTCAGATTATGGCGGATGGCATTCATTGGGAGCAATCGCCTACATACCATCATGAGGTGCTGGCTTGTTATCTTGACTGCATTCACCTCGCCAATCTCAACGGGTTGGAGCTCGACGGTCCATTTCGGCGTACGGTCCGCGAGATGGCCGAAGCCTCTCTATACTGGGCGAAGCCGAATCACAGACAGCCGATGCTGGGAGACAGCGACGATAGCGATATTCGTGGTATTCTGACCTATGCCGCGTGGTTATTTGGGGATTCCGTTCTGAGATATGGCGGCCATGCTCGACCGGATTATGATAATGCCTGGCTGTTCGGCATAGACGGAATCCGGGAGTACAAAGCTATGGTTCCAGCGGAGCCGCCATGTCAGAGCCGGGCTTTAACCCATTCCGGTCATTATACGATGCGAACGGGTTGGGACGAAGATGCATTGTACCTTTATTTTCACTGCGGCCCGCTTGGCGGAGGCCACGGTCACGCCGATATGCTGCACGTGGATCTTCATGCCTACGGCCGTGATCTGCTCACGGATCTTGGAAGGTATAACTATAGCGACCATACACCGCTGAGAAAAGCATTAAAGGAGAGCTCAGCCCATAACACAACGGTTGTCGACGGAATCGGGTTTACCGGAATCAAGGACACCTGGTCTTTCGACCGGATTGCCGCGCCGCTAGGCTGCAAATGGGTCAGCAGGCCGGAGTTTGACTATGTCGAGGGGGCGCATGACGGCTATCTCTATGGGAATGAACCGTTGTATCCGCGGAGAAGGATCATTTTTGTTAAGCCTTATTTTTGGCTGCTGATCGACAGCTTGGTGTGCCTTGAGCAGCATACCTTTACCCAGCATTTTCATTTTCCGCACCCGCCAGGAGAAGTCGGGATCGAAGCGGAGTCATTGATATGCCGTACTAACACCCCCGGGGAGGCGAATCTATCGATTATCCCCGTACGCACAGACGGTCTGCGCGGAGAAATTGGCGAGGGTGTAATATCCCGCGAGTATAACCTGTTGGAACCGAATGCGAATGTGACTTACTCCCGGACGGGAAAAGGATTGATCAGCATCATGCAGGTGCTGTATCCTCATCGTCCAGGCGAAACGGCTTCTCCGCGAGTTCGTAAGGTCCCGATTTACCGTCATACGGGTGAGCGGGTTCATGACGGGCAAGCGGAGGCATGCGGTGTTCAGCTCCCGGGAATGGAAGAGGAGTTTATACTCGTTGTTAGTCACCGTGCGCCGTCCGGCCATTATGATTCTTATGTGGTGGAGGGCATGCAGATCTTCGGGGAGGTTGTGCTGATGACCCTTCAAGGCGGAAAAAAGCAAGCAACCGTCATCATTTAA
- a CDS encoding carbohydrate ABC transporter permease yields the protein MQLLRKNLSKVVVTFIMGALSIVFLVPLIWMISAAFKYEKDVMRFPIQWIPEKVNLAYNFKMVWMGRVPFYDFYFNSFKIAIITTLITLIISSMAGYALTKIRFKGRNLVFMALLSFMIIPDQATLTPRFLLIRWFGLYNTHEAIIFMSMFSIYFTFLLRQFMNGISDEYLEAARIDGAGHLRTFASIMVPLCKPVLATVAIIKFIWTWNDYQNPLIFLLDKDLYTIPLGMTLFRDDYTNNYAIMMMASVSAIIPLVIVFIALQKQVINGIALGGVKG from the coding sequence ATGCAGCTTCTTCGAAAAAACCTGTCCAAAGTGGTAGTCACCTTTATCATGGGAGCATTGTCCATTGTGTTTCTCGTACCGCTCATCTGGATGATTTCTGCGGCTTTTAAATATGAGAAGGATGTTATGCGATTCCCGATTCAATGGATACCGGAAAAGGTGAATCTGGCGTACAATTTCAAGATGGTCTGGATGGGAAGAGTTCCCTTCTATGATTTCTATTTTAATTCTTTTAAAATAGCGATTATTACGACCCTAATCACCCTGATTATCTCATCCATGGCAGGGTATGCGCTAACGAAAATTCGATTCAAGGGACGAAATCTGGTTTTTATGGCCTTGCTCTCGTTCATGATCATTCCGGATCAGGCGACGCTCACTCCGCGGTTTCTGCTCATTCGCTGGTTTGGACTCTACAATACGCATGAGGCCATCATCTTTATGAGCATGTTCTCCATTTACTTTACGTTTCTGCTGCGTCAATTTATGAACGGGATCAGCGATGAATACTTGGAAGCGGCCAGAATTGACGGAGCGGGTCATCTGCGGACATTTGCTTCCATTATGGTTCCGCTGTGCAAGCCTGTGCTTGCTACGGTGGCCATTATTAAATTCATATGGACCTGGAACGATTACCAGAATCCGCTCATCTTTTTGCTGGACAAGGACTTATACACGATTCCGCTGGGGATGACGCTGTTCCGCGATGACTACACCAACAACTATGCCATTATGATGATGGCGTCAGTCTCGGCGATCATTCCGCTGGTCATTGTGTTCATCGCATTGCAAAAGCAGGTTATAAACGGCATTGCTTTGGGCGGGGTAAAAGGTTGA
- a CDS encoding glycoside hydrolase family 88 protein: MWSSAIKDAVEKIRKNMDTFGTRFPHVSRDGAYLLNDNDDWTNGFWSGLLWLCYEYTGDEAFRLAAKRTVEDFRRRYAGKKVLDHHDIGFLYSLSSKAEWIVEKNESARQLTLEAADLLLKRWRPGGGYIQAWGSEGDQQEGGRIIIDCLMNLPLLFWAGQQTGNPVYRDIAIMQAEKTRRYLVRGDDSSYHTFFFDPRTGEPIGGATHQGFTNGSTWTRGQAWGVYGFALAYQYTGDRVYLETSKRMAKYFLKHLPEDHVAFWDFNAPVSADTYRDSSASAIVAAGLLELIGHLDEEDPERTDFEQSLEASMTSLVRNYSTIGKEAEGLLQHGSYHVRGGLSPDDFMIWGDYFYLEALIRMETGSKGYWYER; this comes from the coding sequence ATGTGGAGCAGTGCGATTAAAGATGCTGTAGAGAAAATCAGGAAGAACATGGATACCTTCGGGACAAGATTTCCCCACGTCAGCAGGGACGGCGCTTATTTGCTGAATGACAATGACGACTGGACGAACGGTTTCTGGAGCGGACTTCTCTGGCTATGTTATGAATATACGGGCGACGAAGCTTTTAGATTGGCGGCAAAACGAACGGTTGAAGATTTTCGCCGCCGTTATGCAGGAAAAAAGGTGCTTGATCATCACGATATCGGATTTCTGTATTCCTTGTCCTCCAAAGCGGAGTGGATCGTTGAGAAGAACGAGAGTGCCCGCCAATTGACGCTTGAGGCTGCGGACTTGCTGCTGAAACGCTGGCGTCCAGGCGGTGGATATATTCAAGCGTGGGGTTCTGAAGGAGATCAACAGGAGGGCGGTCGCATCATTATCGATTGTTTGATGAATCTGCCGCTCCTGTTCTGGGCCGGGCAGCAAACCGGAAATCCCGTATATAGGGACATCGCAATCATGCAGGCGGAGAAGACACGGCGTTATCTGGTGCGGGGAGACGACAGCTCATACCACACCTTTTTCTTCGATCCGCGTACGGGGGAGCCGATCGGCGGTGCCACGCATCAGGGCTTTACGAACGGCTCGACCTGGACGCGGGGACAAGCGTGGGGGGTGTACGGCTTCGCACTGGCTTACCAATATACAGGAGATCGTGTATACCTGGAAACCTCCAAACGAATGGCGAAGTATTTCCTGAAGCACTTACCGGAGGATCATGTCGCCTTTTGGGACTTTAACGCCCCCGTAAGCGCTGATACTTACCGCGACAGCTCTGCCTCCGCCATTGTGGCAGCAGGCTTGCTGGAACTGATTGGACATTTGGATGAGGAGGATCCGGAAAGAACCGACTTTGAGCAAAGCCTGGAGGCTTCCATGACCTCGCTGGTACGAAATTACTCTACGATCGGCAAGGAGGCGGAGGGTCTGCTGCAGCATGGCTCTTATCATGTACGCGGCGGATTGTCACCGGATGATTTCATGATCTGGGGGGATTATTTTTACCTGGAAGCTTTGATTCGGATGGAGACCGGGAGCAAGGGGTACTGGTATGAACGCTGA
- a CDS encoding carbohydrate ABC transporter permease, with protein MEAVQQPVPKSRRKFWTPKRKEALIGWLFLAPEIVGMLLLNVFALGFSLYLSLSDWDMLSGVQGIEFTGLDNYIKMFHDPTIIQAIKNNLIYMVLTVPIPIAIALVLSVLIHNSVFFKSYFKVAFFIPYISSIIAVAAVWSALFHPSLGPINQFLMDLGINNPPKWLVDPKTSLLAISIISSWAGLGYTIIIYMAGLTNISNEIYEAADIDGASAIKKFFAITVPMLRPTTFFLLITMLIGSFKVFDIIAFLTEGGPNNSSTVLVFRIYEEGFQYYNMGYASAISWLLFAIIGLITALTWKMRNEE; from the coding sequence ATGGAGGCTGTACAACAACCAGTGCCCAAGAGCCGACGGAAGTTTTGGACTCCCAAGCGGAAAGAGGCTTTGATCGGGTGGCTGTTTCTGGCCCCGGAAATCGTCGGGATGCTGCTATTAAACGTGTTTGCTCTTGGATTTTCTTTGTATTTAAGTTTATCCGATTGGGATATGCTGTCAGGTGTCCAAGGGATCGAGTTTACCGGATTGGATAACTACATCAAGATGTTCCATGATCCGACCATTATTCAAGCGATAAAAAACAATTTGATCTATATGGTTCTTACGGTGCCGATCCCGATTGCCATCGCTCTGGTGCTTTCGGTTTTGATTCACAACAGCGTGTTCTTCAAGAGTTATTTTAAAGTCGCGTTCTTCATTCCTTATATCTCTTCGATTATCGCAGTTGCTGCGGTGTGGAGCGCATTATTCCACCCATCGCTGGGACCGATCAACCAGTTTCTAATGGATCTGGGGATCAACAATCCGCCGAAATGGCTGGTCGATCCGAAAACGTCGCTCTTGGCGATTTCGATCATCAGTTCCTGGGCGGGCCTGGGCTACACGATCATTATTTATATGGCCGGGCTTACGAACATTTCGAATGAAATTTATGAAGCGGCGGATATTGACGGTGCCAGTGCAATTAAAAAGTTTTTTGCGATTACGGTTCCGATGCTTCGTCCGACAACCTTCTTCCTGTTAATTACGATGTTGATTGGCTCGTTTAAAGTGTTTGACATCATCGCCTTTTTAACGGAAGGCGGCCCGAACAATTCTTCTACCGTGCTTGTATTCCGCATCTATGAGGAAGGCTTTCAATATTACAATATGGGATATGCTTCGGCCATTTCCTGGCTGCTGTTCGCGATTATCGGTCTGATTACCGCGCTCACCTGGAAAATGAGAAATGAAGAATAA
- a CDS encoding ClbS/DfsB family four-helix bundle protein: MQTYQSKEAFIAEIQRTYSLFDQEFDEVPEDERNLRIGEVDRTPQEMIAYQLGWLTLVMSWERDELAGKEVTTPTPDLKWNQLGALYQQFYHTYDGYSLEELRSLLKQRTNEWCEWINGLREEELFHSGVRKWTVTSANWPMWKWLHINSVAPFKSFRTKIRKWKKHAG, from the coding sequence TTGCAAACATACCAGAGCAAAGAAGCGTTCATCGCTGAAATTCAACGAACGTATAGCCTTTTTGACCAAGAATTTGATGAGGTACCAGAGGATGAAAGGAATCTTCGTATTGGCGAAGTCGATAGAACCCCCCAAGAGATGATTGCCTATCAGCTGGGATGGCTAACGCTGGTGATGAGCTGGGAGAGGGATGAACTTGCGGGTAAAGAAGTTACGACGCCAACCCCTGACTTAAAATGGAATCAGTTGGGGGCGTTGTATCAGCAATTCTATCATACGTATGATGGATATTCTTTGGAAGAATTACGTTCGTTGTTAAAGCAGAGGACAAATGAATGGTGTGAATGGATCAACGGCTTACGTGAGGAAGAGTTGTTTCATTCAGGCGTTCGCAAGTGGACGGTTACCAGTGCCAACTGGCCGATGTGGAAATGGCTGCACATCAATTCCGTCGCGCCGTTCAAAAGCTTCAGAACCAAAATCCGAAAGTGGAAAAAGCATGCCGGCTAG
- a CDS encoding cache domain-containing sensor histidine kinase: MFKFTYYKRIQLSFLLLIFIPLIAVSIISFVLIRDTMVEKLQLSNENVLNVMTDELSKTIDDVTFASHFIVNDTNVRNILKSFADTKRLATYQDYVHFRQIQDVFSLINSKPLNNNVRMYLVNREHFVISSGTEDLTAINESLDKLMERVDLSKPESLQWLGMAGGDSSGKGKSYYIARVIYDSREKRQVSVLLSAISDSYFNKLLGTIDFGKVALFDANGEFIAGNSGLIPHHTETKGSVRTDRTILKSNWKLGYEASEKEWSGQISRTFYTGLAGVLLLFLVFSGMSILIAKRLHSPILKLQRVVRQFGMGNLDVRLEVKGKDDIAELGQTLNTMLDQLQRLIHDIEQEQEQKRVMELEALFMQIRPHFLINTLNSIKCSLILTKDTLHSGIIDSLMSLLRAYLKVNEPATLREECKLLGHYVDIMKIRNEIPLHLEVDLDPETEGLILPKLILQPIVENAIVHGLVDHQTPRIEIRSRSNPDGIRIEIINNGFGADEDMLQCLNRRLGRPSGEQDGAYERVGLMNVIQRLRLTFGQEASLTLANLPQGGMSVSLYLPQSHHHGFLPEGEEE; this comes from the coding sequence ATGTTCAAATTCACCTACTACAAACGCATCCAGCTGTCGTTTCTTTTGCTGATCTTTATTCCGCTGATCGCGGTTTCTATCATTTCGTTTGTTCTGATTCGGGATACGATGGTAGAGAAGCTGCAGCTCAGCAACGAGAATGTCCTGAACGTCATGACGGATGAGCTGAGCAAGACGATTGACGATGTCACGTTTGCTTCCCATTTTATCGTGAACGATACGAATGTTCGCAATATCCTGAAGTCATTCGCAGACACCAAACGGCTGGCTACTTATCAGGATTATGTACATTTCAGACAAATTCAGGACGTATTTTCCCTGATTAATTCCAAGCCGCTGAATAACAACGTACGCATGTACTTGGTCAACCGTGAGCATTTTGTCATCTCATCCGGCACGGAGGATTTGACCGCCATTAACGAAAGCCTCGACAAACTGATGGAGCGCGTCGATCTCAGTAAACCGGAATCCCTGCAATGGCTTGGGATGGCCGGCGGCGACTCGTCAGGGAAAGGCAAGAGTTATTATATTGCCAGGGTGATCTATGACAGCCGAGAGAAAAGGCAAGTGTCCGTATTGCTTAGTGCCATTTCCGATTCGTACTTCAACAAGCTGCTGGGTACGATCGACTTCGGCAAGGTGGCGCTCTTTGATGCAAACGGGGAATTCATCGCAGGCAATTCCGGGTTGATCCCGCATCATACGGAGACCAAGGGCAGTGTCCGAACGGACAGAACCATATTGAAATCGAACTGGAAGCTGGGTTACGAGGCCTCGGAGAAAGAGTGGTCGGGGCAAATCTCCCGGACTTTTTATACCGGTCTTGCCGGGGTTCTGCTGCTGTTTCTCGTGTTCTCCGGAATGTCCATCCTGATTGCTAAAAGGCTGCACAGTCCGATTCTCAAGCTGCAGCGGGTCGTACGCCAGTTCGGAATGGGAAACCTGGATGTCAGACTGGAGGTCAAGGGCAAGGATGATATCGCCGAATTGGGGCAGACGCTGAATACGATGCTCGATCAATTGCAGCGGCTGATCCATGATATCGAACAGGAGCAGGAGCAGAAGCGAGTGATGGAGCTCGAGGCCTTGTTTATGCAAATTCGCCCTCATTTTTTGATTAACACGCTGAATTCGATCAAATGCAGCCTGATCTTGACGAAGGATACGCTTCACAGTGGAATTATTGATTCCCTGATGAGTTTGCTCCGAGCCTATCTCAAGGTCAATGAGCCGGCCACCTTACGCGAGGAATGCAAGCTGCTGGGCCACTACGTTGACATTATGAAAATCCGCAATGAAATCCCGCTTCATTTAGAGGTTGATCTGGATCCGGAAACCGAGGGACTCATCTTGCCGAAACTTATTTTGCAACCCATCGTTGAGAATGCCATCGTCCACGGGCTTGTCGATCATCAAACTCCACGCATTGAGATCCGTTCCCGAAGCAACCCGGACGGAATCAGAATCGAGATTATCAACAATGGCTTCGGGGCCGATGAAGACATGCTCCAATGTCTAAACCGTAGACTTGGTAGACCAAGCGGCGAGCAGGATGGAGCTTATGAGAGGGTCGGTCTAATGAACGTGATCCAAAGACTCCGATTGACCTTCGGACAGGAAGCGAGTTTGACACTCGCCAACCTTCCGCAGGGGGGAATGTCAGTTTCGCTGTACTTGCCCCAAAGTCATCATCATGGTTTTTTACCGGAGGGAGAGGAAGAATGA
- the thrS gene encoding threonine--tRNA ligase, whose product MSIVVTLPDGSKKEYPAQTTMDQIAESIHSGLKKQAVAAKVNGKLVDLDHKLCEDAEVSIITLDSEDGLYVYRHSAAHLMAQAVKRLYGSQSVHLGVGPVIEDGFYYDMDLGHSITSEDLIAIEREMQKIVQEDLPIIRKEVGRQEAEHIFQDDPYKMELIRELPADEVISVYEQGEFVDLCRGPHLPSTGRIKAFKLMSVAGAYWRGNSDNKMLQRIYGTAFPKKSQLEEHLLLLEEAKKRDHRKLGKELGLFMFSEEAPGMPFFLPNGMIIRNELEQFARGLQFHRDYDEVRTPLMMNKRLWEMSGHWDHYKDNMYFTQVDETEYALKPMNCPGHMLVYKNSLHSYRELPIRISEFGQVHRHEFSGALNGMMRVRTFCQDDAHIFVRPDQIQEEIKQVIDFISQVYQVFGFDYTIELSTRPEDSMGSEELWEQAESSLKQVLDQLGLPYRINERDGAFYGPKIDFHILDSLKRSWQCGTIQLDFQFPEKFDLSYIGEDNQKHRPVVIHRAVFGSIERFIGILTEHYGGAFPMWLAPVQVMIIPVSDHYIDYSLKVKKRLETAGIRVNVDVRNEKLGYKIREAGLLKTPYTLVLGEKEMNSDHVSVRKRGEGELGESALDEVIARLRKEIESRG is encoded by the coding sequence ATGTCAATCGTAGTAACGCTGCCAGACGGAAGTAAAAAGGAGTATCCCGCACAAACGACGATGGATCAAATCGCGGAATCCATCCATTCAGGTCTGAAGAAACAAGCCGTTGCAGCCAAAGTGAATGGGAAACTCGTGGATTTGGATCATAAGCTGTGTGAGGATGCGGAAGTAAGCATCATAACGCTGGATTCAGAGGATGGACTGTACGTGTATCGGCACAGCGCGGCTCATCTGATGGCCCAGGCCGTTAAACGGTTGTATGGCAGCCAGTCCGTCCATTTGGGGGTAGGACCTGTCATTGAGGATGGTTTTTATTATGATATGGATTTGGGGCACTCAATTACGTCTGAAGACTTGATTGCCATTGAGCGGGAAATGCAGAAGATCGTTCAGGAAGACCTGCCGATTATTCGCAAGGAGGTGGGTCGTCAGGAGGCCGAACATATTTTCCAAGATGACCCGTACAAGATGGAGCTGATCCGCGAATTACCGGCGGACGAGGTCATTTCGGTGTATGAGCAGGGAGAGTTCGTTGATTTGTGCAGGGGGCCGCATCTTCCTTCAACGGGCAGAATCAAGGCATTCAAATTAATGAGTGTGGCGGGCGCTTATTGGCGGGGGAACTCGGACAATAAAATGCTGCAAAGAATATATGGAACGGCGTTTCCCAAGAAGTCGCAGCTCGAGGAGCATCTGTTGCTGCTTGAAGAGGCCAAGAAACGGGATCATCGGAAGCTGGGTAAAGAGCTCGGGCTCTTTATGTTCTCGGAGGAAGCACCGGGCATGCCTTTCTTTTTGCCGAACGGGATGATCATCCGCAATGAGCTAGAGCAATTTGCAAGAGGACTTCAGTTCCATCGCGATTATGATGAAGTGCGCACGCCGCTGATGATGAACAAGCGGCTGTGGGAAATGTCCGGTCATTGGGATCACTACAAAGACAATATGTATTTCACGCAAGTGGACGAGACGGAGTATGCGCTGAAGCCGATGAATTGTCCAGGGCATATGTTAGTCTACAAAAACTCGCTGCATTCCTACCGAGAGCTGCCCATTCGCATTTCCGAATTTGGCCAGGTGCACCGCCATGAATTCTCAGGGGCACTGAACGGTATGATGCGGGTGCGCACGTTTTGTCAGGATGATGCGCATATTTTTGTAAGACCTGATCAGATCCAGGAAGAAATCAAGCAGGTTATCGATTTTATCAGCCAGGTTTATCAAGTGTTCGGCTTTGATTATACAATCGAGTTATCGACAAGACCGGAAGATTCCATGGGCTCTGAGGAATTGTGGGAGCAGGCGGAGTCCTCCCTGAAGCAGGTGCTGGATCAACTGGGGCTGCCGTACCGGATTAATGAAAGGGATGGCGCGTTTTATGGTCCGAAAATCGATTTTCATATCTTGGATTCCTTAAAGCGAAGCTGGCAATGCGGCACCATTCAACTGGATTTCCAATTCCCTGAAAAATTCGATCTTTCGTATATCGGAGAAGATAACCAGAAGCATCGGCCGGTTGTTATTCACCGGGCGGTATTTGGATCCATCGAGCGATTTATCGGGATTCTTACAGAGCATTACGGCGGGGCTTTCCCGATGTGGCTGGCTCCCGTACAGGTTATGATTATACCGGTATCCGACCATTATATCGATTACTCGTTAAAGGTGAAGAAGCGTCTGGAAACTGCCGGCATACGGGTGAACGTCGATGTAAGAAATGAAAAGCTGGGTTATAAAATCCGCGAAGCGGGTCTGCTGAAAACGCCGTACACGCTTGTTCTTGGCGAGAAGGAAATGAACTCCGATCACGTATCCGTCCGTAAACGGGGCGAGGGGGAACTTGGGGAGAGTGCCCTAGATGAAGTGATCGCAAGGCTTCGGAAAGAGATTGAGTCCAGGGGATAA